From the genome of Danio rerio strain Tuebingen ecotype United States chromosome 2, GRCz12tu, whole genome shotgun sequence, one region includes:
- the nmur1b gene encoding neuromedin-U receptor 1, with the protein MIQYNCSSPSSLFTVVVNTSWCSTKEEECQNRTANLSDLCLSRSAYLEKYLGPCRSPFFLPICVTYLLIFVVGVVGNILTCIVITRHRIMRTTTNYYLFSLAISDLLVLLLGLPLELYELWSNYPFLFGISGCYFKTCLFETVCFASVLNVTALSAERYRAIIHPLHTKHVATSAHAKRVILVLWAVSLLCALPNTSIHGVEMLKPRFGLTFPESGVCTVVHDRWIYNLLVQVTALLFFILPMLTISVLYVLIGLQLHRERECFDSKIVLNQDGVNQRARHRQVTKMLCALVIVFGICWAPFHIDRVMWSYIDDWTAENHHIFEYVHLLSGVFFYLSSVVNPILYNLMSSRFREMFREVVCQKDHRQLSMSRVTLRSVVSASFSASNTVSFSVKFNPRELPHTL; encoded by the exons ATGATACAGTACAACTGCTCCTCTCCAAGTTCACTGTTCACAGTTGTTGTGAACACGTCATGGTGCTCCACCAAAGAAGAAGAATGTCAAAACAGAACAGCAAACCTATCAGACCTCTGTCTATCCCGCAGTGCCTACCTGGAGAAATACCTTGGACCCTGTCGTTCACCTTTCTTTCTGCCTATATGTGTCACCTACCTGCTCATCTTTGTAGTAGGTGTGGTGGGCAACATCCTAACTTGTATTGTCATTACCCGTCATCGCATCATGCGCACAACGACAAACTACTACCTGTTCAGCCTGGCCATTTCTGACCTCCTTGTGCTGTTGCTTGGCCTCCCGCTGGAGCTTTATGAGCTCTGGAGCAACTATCCTTTTCTGTTTGGAATTTCTGGCTGCTACTTCAAAACCTGTCTCTTTGAGACAGTCTGCTTTGCCTCTGTTCTCAATGTTACAGCCTTAAGTGCAGAACGTTATAGAGCTATCATTCATCCTCTGCACACCAAACATGTTGCGACGAGTGCTCATGCAAAGCGTGTTATCCTTGTGTTATGGGCTGTCTCTCTATTGTGTGCCTTGCCCAATACCAGTATTCATGGTGTGGAGATGTTAAAACCCCGTTTTGGACTTACTTTCCCAGAATCAGGTGTGTGTACAGTGGTACACGATAGGTGGATCTACAACCTGCTGGTGCAAGTGACAGCACTGCTGTTCTTCATACTGCCGATGCTGACTATCAGTGTGCTGTATGTGCTGATTGGCCTACAGCTGCACCGGGAAAGGGAGTGCTTTGATTCAAAGATCGTGCTCAATCAGGATGGGGTCAATCAGAGGGCACGTCATCGACAAGTCACAAAAATGCTTT GTGCATTGGTGATTGTGTTTGGAATCTGCTGGGCTCCCTTTCACATTGATCGTGTAATGTGGAGCTATATTGATGACTGGACTGCAGAGAACCACCACATCTTTGAGTATGTGCATCTTCTATCTGGTGTCTTCTTCTACTTGAGCTCAGTGGTCAATCCCATCCTGTATAACCTCATGTCTTCGCGCTTCAGAGAAATGTTCCGTGAGGTGGTGTGTCAAAAAGACCATCGTCAGCTCTCAATGAGTAGGGTCACATTACGTAGTGTTGTTTCTGCCTCTTTTTCTGCCTCCAATACAGTCTCATTTTCTGTAAAGTTCAACCCACGTGAGCTGccacacacactctaa